In Candidatus Sodalis pierantonius str. SOPE, one DNA window encodes the following:
- a CDS encoding Mu transposase C-terminal domain-containing protein, whose product MSIWLTAKECVSLPGLPRMQQNIHSRLDKATGNSAELRRRRKGTKAFEYHIDCLPEQAREIVKQRHYKSLIAQAPAQPVDESVKRGTAIKSRDELAIMRQCPALLDRKVQSLNDHQKQIADARMMLAQEVIRLQQAGMTRIAAVTFIVEESKAGTLPEALQRAATLANAKKGRTRQGVGKSSLQEWVSLYLSVERPQERLAILAPGQPKKQRPEDMTWFYTLFWPHYARACGPTVLEAYRAFQADWQGKYHDQPAMLAALPTYDKVNRMVKRVAPHRRVKGRVTGSALKAYQVYQQRDWAQMPVNGCWIADGKSVNMKVAHPIHGRPFTPELTLVLDGRTRYLVGWSLSLAENAIAVADAWRYAIQHHGKPLFAYSDNGGGETNKMLDADITGIFPRLGIEHITGIPGNPQARGIIERLNGVLPRRLALRFQTYNGLSADPNGVRVQGQKLLSLSNALRQGKELNATQQKTLAILPSWRQLIDAIEEEVQRYNHSHEHSALPKVNGKSMTPAAYRKALLAEEGDNIEYLTLGELREMFMPEEKRVAQRGWVELLNNQYFARELIEVDRQTVRVAYDIHNPNEVIIRQMDGAYLCTALWNGNTVSPVPVSRVEKALEARAKRRIKLAENKIQDAKDELRPVIDAPKENDYSLLVALLNKSEICVTTSSLSGRLLHDADAVWHS is encoded by the coding sequence ATGTCTATCTGGCTAACAGCCAAGGAATGTGTATCTTTGCCCGGTTTGCCACGCATGCAGCAAAATATTCATAGCCGACTAGATAAAGCAACAGGTAATAGTGCTGAATTACGTCGTCGGCGTAAAGGTACTAAGGCTTTCGAGTACCACATCGATTGTCTGCCAGAGCAAGCGCGCGAGATCGTCAAGCAGAGACACTATAAATCCTTGATAGCGCAAGCCCCGGCCCAGCCGGTTGATGAGTCGGTCAAGCGCGGCACCGCCATCAAGTCGCGTGATGAGCTGGCGATCATGCGTCAATGTCCAGCCCTGCTTGACCGCAAGGTGCAGTCCCTGAACGATCACCAAAAGCAGATTGCCGATGCACGCATGATGCTGGCACAGGAAGTGATCCGATTGCAGCAGGCCGGCATGACCCGCATTGCGGCGGTGACCTTTATCGTCGAGGAGTCAAAGGCCGGCACATTGCCCGAGGCACTGCAGCGCGCCGCCACGCTGGCCAACGCCAAAAAGGGCCGCACCCGGCAAGGGGTGGGCAAAAGTAGCCTGCAGGAATGGGTGAGTCTCTATCTTAGCGTTGAGCGGCCCCAGGAGCGCCTGGCGATACTGGCTCCCGGTCAGCCGAAGAAGCAGCGTCCCGAGGACATGACGTGGTTCTATACGCTCTTCTGGCCGCATTATGCCCGGGCCTGTGGCCCGACGGTGCTGGAAGCCTACCGCGCATTTCAGGCGGACTGGCAGGGCAAATACCATGACCAACCTGCCATGCTGGCGGCCCTGCCGACCTACGACAAGGTCAATCGCATGGTCAAGAGGGTGGCACCTCACCGACGGGTCAAGGGCCGGGTCACCGGTTCGGCGCTCAAGGCGTATCAGGTGTACCAGCAGCGGGATTGGGCACAGATGCCGGTGAATGGCTGCTGGATAGCCGACGGTAAGTCGGTAAACATGAAAGTGGCGCATCCGATACACGGGCGGCCCTTTACCCCAGAGCTGACTTTGGTGCTCGACGGGCGTACCCGGTATCTGGTGGGCTGGAGCCTGTCACTGGCGGAAAACGCCATCGCGGTAGCGGATGCGTGGCGTTATGCCATCCAGCACCACGGCAAGCCGTTGTTTGCCTACTCCGATAACGGCGGCGGCGAGACCAACAAGATGCTGGATGCGGATATCACCGGGATTTTTCCCCGGCTGGGCATAGAGCATATTACCGGTATCCCCGGTAATCCGCAGGCGCGGGGCATTATTGAGCGGCTGAACGGGGTGCTCCCACGTCGGCTGGCACTGCGCTTTCAGACCTATAACGGATTGAGCGCCGACCCTAACGGGGTACGGGTGCAGGGGCAAAAACTGCTGAGTCTGTCGAATGCATTGCGTCAGGGGAAGGAGCTGAACGCCACGCAGCAGAAGACGCTGGCGATATTGCCCAGCTGGCGGCAGCTGATAGACGCCATCGAGGAAGAAGTGCAGCGCTATAACCACAGCCACGAGCATAGCGCCTTGCCCAAGGTCAACGGTAAATCGATGACGCCGGCTGCTTACCGCAAGGCCCTGCTGGCCGAGGAGGGGGATAATATTGAATACCTGACGCTGGGCGAGTTGCGCGAGATGTTTATGCCAGAAGAAAAACGGGTAGCCCAGCGCGGCTGGGTTGAATTACTGAACAACCAGTATTTTGCCCGGGAGCTGATTGAGGTAGATCGCCAGACGGTGCGGGTGGCCTACGATATCCATAATCCTAATGAAGTGATTATTCGCCAGATGGACGGGGCCTATCTTTGCACCGCGCTCTGGAATGGCAATACCGTCTCGCCGGTGCCGGTCTCGCGGGTGGAAAAAGCCCTGGAAGCGCGCGCTAAACGTCGCATTAAACTGGCTGAAAATAAAATTCAGGATGCGAAAGACGAATTACGTCCGGTGATTGATGCGCCCAAGGAGAACGATTACAGCCTGCTGGTTGCTTTGTTGAATAAATCCGAAATTTGTGTGACGACTTCCTCCCTATCAGGGCGATTGTTACATGATGCGGACGCTGTTTGGCATTCCTAA
- a CDS encoding IS5-like element ISSoEn1 family transposase, with the protein MAKQKFKITNWPAYNNALRQRGNLTVWLDESAIAAWTESTPPEHRGRPLHYTDMAITTVLMIKRVFNLSLRALQGFVDSIFKLMGLSLRCPDYSLVSRRAKTVDISIKTPTRGEISHLVIDGTGLKVFGEGEWKVRQHGAERRRVWRKLHLAVDSATHEIICADLSLSGTTDAQALPGLINQTHRKIREASADSAYDTRYCHDALLRKKIKPLIPPRSGAQYWPARYHERNHAVANQHLSGNNDTWKKKVGYHRRSLAETTMFRFKTLLGGHLSLHDYDAQVGEAMAMVKALNRITLLGMPNSVRIM; encoded by the coding sequence ATGGCAAAGCAAAAGTTTAAAATCACCAACTGGCCCGCATACAACAATGCGCTCAGGCAGCGGGGGAACCTGACAGTATGGCTTGATGAGTCAGCCATTGCTGCATGGACTGAGAGTACACCACCTGAACATCGTGGCCGGCCGCTTCACTACACCGATATGGCCATTACCACGGTTCTGATGATAAAGCGCGTGTTTAACCTTTCGCTCCGGGCGTTACAGGGTTTCGTTGACTCGATTTTTAAACTGATGGGGCTGTCGCTGCGCTGCCCAGATTACTCTCTGGTCAGCCGGCGAGCAAAAACCGTCGACATCAGCATAAAAACGCCAACCCGCGGCGAAATCTCACACCTGGTCATCGATGGCACCGGCCTGAAAGTCTTCGGCGAAGGCGAATGGAAAGTCAGGCAGCATGGGGCTGAGAGGCGCAGAGTATGGCGCAAGCTTCATCTGGCAGTAGATAGCGCGACACATGAAATTATCTGTGCCGATTTATCGCTAAGCGGTACGACAGATGCGCAGGCGCTGCCCGGGCTGATTAACCAAACCCACCGGAAAATCAGGGAAGCGTCGGCTGACAGTGCTTACGATACGCGTTACTGTCATGATGCTCTGCTGAGGAAAAAAATAAAGCCGCTTATCCCACCGCGAAGTGGTGCGCAATATTGGCCAGCTCGATACCATGAGCGTAACCATGCGGTGGCAAATCAGCATCTGAGCGGCAATAACGATACCTGGAAAAAGAAAGTAGGTTATCACCGGCGTTCACTGGCTGAAACGACCATGTTCCGGTTTAAAACACTTCTGGGTGGTCATCTGAGTCTGCATGACTATGACGCGCAGGTAGGTGAGGCTATGGCAATGGTCAAAGCGCTTAACCGGATCACGCTGTTAGGAATGCCAAACAGCGTCCGCATCATGTAA
- a CDS encoding helix-turn-helix domain-containing protein, whose protein sequence is MTTRERIFQLMERSDYTQRKVADKTGLSSATISQYLKGVYNGNIDNVEGTLRDFLDRETERAHRRDIKVHFVPTHLARVALDLISATHDFGDIGVIYGPAGMGKSMVLKEYVRANSANKGVILIEADPGLYRQGVIAGAVRPAGSAQNRQYPRAGRGVRTGAARQKLAGPG, encoded by the coding sequence ATGACAACGCGAGAACGTATTTTCCAGCTGATGGAACGGTCAGACTACACCCAGCGCAAGGTGGCCGATAAAACCGGATTAAGCAGCGCGACCATTTCACAATATTTAAAGGGGGTTTACAACGGCAATATTGATAACGTCGAGGGTACGCTGCGGGATTTTCTTGATCGCGAGACAGAGCGCGCTCACCGGCGGGATATCAAGGTGCATTTTGTGCCGACCCATCTGGCCAGGGTGGCGCTGGACCTGATTAGTGCCACGCACGACTTCGGCGATATCGGTGTGATATACGGCCCAGCCGGCATGGGGAAAAGCATGGTACTGAAAGAGTATGTGCGCGCCAACAGCGCCAATAAAGGCGTCATCCTGATTGAAGCCGACCCCGGGCTATACCGCCAAGGTGTTATTGCAGGCGCTGTGCGCCCGGCTGGGTCTGCGCAAAACCGGCAATATCCACGAGCTGGTCGAGGAGTGCGTACAGGGGCTGCGCGACAAAAACTGGCTGGTCCTGGTTGA
- a CDS encoding AAA family ATPase — MLLQALCARLGLRKTGNIHELVEECVQGLRDKNWLVLVDEAELLPYRVLEVLRRIHDRSGVAIVLAGMPRLLLNLKGSRGEYAQLYSRVGMALDLESRKKDSEAEDFSAILGSLLSNGGVSDKPLAPEIAAAFRKHSRGNYRRLFKLARGVARTSAIGNQGMSVTLIDRYAEMLIH; from the coding sequence GTGTTATTGCAGGCGCTGTGCGCCCGGCTGGGTCTGCGCAAAACCGGCAATATCCACGAGCTGGTCGAGGAGTGCGTACAGGGGCTGCGCGACAAAAACTGGCTGGTCCTGGTTGACGAGGCCGAGCTGCTGCCCTACAGGGTGCTTGAGGTCTTGCGCCGCATTCACGACCGTTCCGGGGTGGCCATTGTATTGGCGGGCATGCCACGCCTGCTGCTCAATCTGAAAGGCTCACGCGGGGAATACGCCCAGCTCTATAGCCGGGTGGGCATGGCGTTAGACCTGGAATCTCGTAAGAAAGACAGTGAAGCCGAGGATTTCAGTGCCATTCTGGGCAGCCTGCTATCGAACGGCGGGGTCTCGGATAAACCGCTTGCGCCGGAGATTGCCGCCGCCTTTCGCAAGCATTCACGGGGCAATTATCGCCGCCTGTTTAAACTAGCGCGCGGGGTGGCCCGGACAAGCGCTATCGGCAATCAGGGGATGTCCGTGACGTTAATCGACCGCTATGCAGAAATGCTAATTCATTGA
- a CDS encoding DUF3164 family protein has product MSTNSHDNTVPAGYWQDAKGVLIPDAMVKPIDKERDALVKDIVARARPLHEALRDFKHRAFVDIQALIDLSIEQYGVKCGGRKGNVTLYSFDGHYKVIRALQDRITFDERIQAAKALIDDCMTEWTQNARPELLAIIDQAFSTDKNGDINPARILQLRRHDITDPRWLRAMDALAEVVQVVSSKSYIRLYERIDETGQYRPLSLDIARV; this is encoded by the coding sequence ATGTCCACTAACTCACATGACAATACAGTACCCGCCGGCTACTGGCAGGACGCCAAAGGCGTATTGATACCCGACGCCATGGTAAAACCCATTGATAAGGAGCGCGACGCGCTGGTTAAAGATATTGTGGCGCGCGCCCGGCCGCTGCATGAGGCATTGCGAGACTTTAAACACCGCGCGTTTGTCGATATCCAGGCATTGATTGACCTGTCGATTGAGCAGTACGGGGTAAAGTGTGGCGGTAGAAAAGGCAATGTGACGCTGTATTCCTTTGATGGTCACTACAAGGTTATCCGTGCCCTGCAGGACCGCATTACCTTTGATGAGCGTATCCAGGCCGCCAAGGCATTGATTGATGATTGTATGACGGAATGGACGCAGAATGCGCGCCCGGAGCTGCTAGCCATTATTGACCAGGCGTTTTCCACCGACAAGAACGGTGATATTAATCCGGCCCGTATTCTGCAGCTGCGTCGCCATGATATCACCGACCCACGCTGGTTGCGGGCAATGGATGCGCTGGCGGAAGTGGTGCAGGTGGTCAGCAGCAAGAGCTATATCCGCCTTTATGAGCGCATCGACGAGACCGGGCAATATCGGCCGTTGTCGCTGGATATCGCCAGGGTATGA
- a CDS encoding 3'-5' exonuclease, producing MNNVMLDIETLGKKASCPIVSVAAVLFEPATGRVGQTFYARIDYQAARQYGQPEEETLLWWQKQSDEARQEAFGGKARPDVVARALRTFIATHCAKPRVPWGNGAIFDIALLESWFDRVDPQKDDQGNDRYPWSFWDVADLRTLVRLSGIDVRAIPFAGEKHHALADALHQVKIAHTAWQRLFPDEGQSYASVTEYQLTQCKRALTALGLLPPVSFFSERERHLPGQHSHAVNLRSDAHEKSD from the coding sequence ATGAATAACGTGATGCTCGATATCGAAACGCTGGGTAAAAAAGCCAGCTGCCCGATAGTGTCGGTAGCGGCGGTGTTGTTTGAGCCGGCAACGGGGCGGGTTGGACAGACGTTTTATGCGCGTATCGATTATCAGGCCGCACGTCAATACGGCCAGCCAGAGGAAGAGACCCTGCTGTGGTGGCAAAAACAGAGCGATGAGGCGCGTCAGGAGGCCTTTGGCGGTAAAGCGCGTCCCGATGTTGTGGCGCGCGCCTTGCGGACGTTCATTGCCACCCACTGCGCCAAACCTCGCGTACCCTGGGGTAACGGCGCGATATTCGATATTGCCCTGCTGGAAAGCTGGTTCGACCGCGTTGACCCGCAAAAAGACGACCAGGGCAATGACCGCTACCCCTGGTCATTCTGGGATGTCGCCGACCTGCGCACGCTGGTACGGCTGTCAGGCATTGATGTGCGCGCCATCCCGTTTGCCGGTGAAAAGCATCATGCACTGGCGGATGCGCTGCACCAGGTCAAGATAGCGCATACCGCCTGGCAACGATTATTTCCTGATGAGGGCCAGTCTTATGCGTCAGTCACCGAATACCAGCTCACCCAATGCAAGCGAGCCTTGACCGCCCTGGGGTTATTGCCCCCAGTGTCTTTCTTCAGTGAGAGGGAGAGGCATTTACCGGGACAACATTCTCATGCGGTGAACCTTCGGAGTGATGCTCATGAAAAATCTGATTAA
- a CDS encoding phage protein GemA/Gp16 family protein has product MCTAAELARVVRYMRSQGFTTLLQQGCKPRVAAGRQGMLNKIEALLASAGRPWGSLDGMIARMLGEKKPVEWLYDAQVRRLMQMLIMDAKRHGRL; this is encoded by the coding sequence GTGTGTACGGCCGCCGAGCTGGCGCGGGTGGTGCGCTATATGCGCAGCCAGGGCTTTACCACGTTACTCCAACAGGGCTGCAAGCCGCGTGTGGCGGCGGGACGCCAGGGTATGCTTAATAAGATTGAGGCGCTGCTCGCCAGCGCCGGGCGGCCCTGGGGCTCCCTCGATGGCATGATTGCGCGTATGCTGGGCGAAAAAAAGCCCGTAGAATGGCTCTATGATGCGCAGGTGCGCCGGCTGATGCAAATGCTGATTATGGACGCCAAACGGCACGGGAGGCTGTGA
- the istB gene encoding IS21-like element ISSoEn3 family helper ATPase IstB, translating to MDTLLMALRELKLSAMVQALETQRELPGSYGELGFEERLSLMVEAENLHRKNNYICRMRRQSQMRLQAKPEDIRYIPSRGVTPEQMRDLLGGQYLKYQKSILITGPTGTDKTWLSCALGEQACRQQYSVRYWRVGRLLAHLHQCQVDGTYLKQLKQLEKIELLILDDVGLESISPMQATMLLEVMEDRYDKSSSILISQLPVKKWYGLIENPTTADALLDRLVHPSYRLELKGESLRKEQGVASTGKID from the coding sequence ATGGATACACTGTTAATGGCTCTGCGAGAGCTGAAGTTGTCGGCAATGGTCCAGGCGTTGGAGACGCAACGCGAACTCCCGGGGAGTTATGGGGAGCTGGGGTTCGAGGAGCGGTTGTCGCTGATGGTAGAAGCGGAAAATTTGCATAGAAAAAACAACTACATATGCCGTATGCGACGGCAATCGCAAATGCGCTTGCAGGCAAAACCGGAAGATATCCGCTATATCCCTAGCCGAGGAGTGACACCGGAACAGATGCGAGATCTGCTAGGGGGACAATATCTGAAATATCAGAAAAGCATACTCATCACGGGGCCAACAGGTACGGACAAAACCTGGCTCAGTTGTGCGCTTGGTGAGCAGGCATGCCGGCAGCAATATAGCGTGCGTTACTGGCGAGTGGGTCGGTTGCTGGCCCATCTTCACCAGTGTCAGGTAGACGGGACCTATCTAAAACAGCTTAAGCAGTTAGAAAAAATAGAGTTACTGATCTTGGACGACGTGGGCCTAGAATCAATAAGTCCGATGCAGGCAACGATGCTGTTGGAGGTGATGGAAGATCGCTACGACAAAAGCAGCAGCATCCTGATCAGTCAACTGCCGGTGAAAAAATGGTATGGACTGATAGAAAACCCCACGACAGCTGACGCGTTACTCGATCGGTTAGTACACCCCAGCTATAGACTGGAACTTAAAGGCGAATCACTACGCAAAGAGCAAGGAGTAGCCAGCACAGGAAAAATAGACTAA
- a CDS encoding glycosyltransferase: MYSTKPIILVDDSSCDDSPKIRKEYSIKYSQIHYFRVEYKNIGRVRQYALSQCQGKYFTILDGDDTVYGVFLKNILPFLRMKDFDLLATPIEGDCIKNYTIPKYVRKKDFINMYLKGKKIQGHFAGKFYRTSLLKKIGIVEKNIMKMNTLYLKHFL, translated from the coding sequence ATTTATTCAACAAAGCCAATAATATTAGTCGATGATTCATCTTGCGATGATTCTCCTAAAATTAGGAAAGAGTATTCCATAAAATATTCGCAGATCCACTATTTCCGTGTTGAGTATAAGAACATAGGAAGAGTAAGACAATATGCATTAAGTCAATGTCAAGGAAAATATTTTACCATCCTTGATGGTGATGATACTGTTTATGGGGTTTTTTTAAAAAATATACTTCCTTTTTTAAGGATGAAAGATTTTGACTTACTCGCTACACCAATAGAAGGAGACTGTATCAAAAATTATACTATCCCAAAATACGTACGGAAAAAGGATTTTATAAATATGTACTTGAAAGGAAAGAAAATTCAGGGACATTTTGCAGGTAAATTTTATCGGACGTCATTACTAAAAAAAATTGGAATAGTGGAAAAAAATATTATGAAGATGAATACACTTTACTTAAAGCACTTCCTTTAA
- a CDS encoding IS5 family transposase produces MAKQKFKITNWPAYNNALRQRGDLTVWLDEPAIAAWTESTPPEHRGRPLHYTDMAITTVLMIKRVFNLSLRALQGFVDSIFKLMGLSLRCPDYSLVSRRAKTVDISIKTPTRGEISHLVIDGTGLKVFGEGEWKVRQHGAERRRVWRKLHLAVDSVTHEIICADLSLSGTTDAQALPGLINQIHRKIREASADSAYDTRYCHDALLRKKIKPLIPPRSGAQYWPARYHERNHAVANQHLSGNNDTWKKKVGYHRRSLAETAMFRFKTLLGGHLSLHDYDAQVGEAMAMVKALNRITLLGMPNSVRIM; encoded by the coding sequence ATGGCAAAGCAAAAGTTTAAAATTACCAACTGGCCCGCATATAACAATGCGCTCAGGCAGCGGGGGGACCTGACAGTATGGCTTGATGAGCCAGCCATTGCTGCATGGACTGAGAGTACACCACCTGAACATCGTGGCCGACCGCTTCACTACACCGATATGGCCATTACCACGGTTCTGATGATAAAGCGCGTGTTTAACCTTTCGCTCCGGGCGTTACAGGGTTTCGTTGACTCGATTTTTAAACTGATGGGGCTGTCGCTGCGCTGCCCAGATTACTCTCTGGTCAGCCGGCGAGCAAAAACCGTCGACATCAGCATAAAAACGCCAACCCGCGGCGAAATCTCACATCTGGTCATCGATGGCACCGGCCTGAAAGTCTTCGGCGAAGGCGAATGGAAAGTCAGGCAGCATGGGGCTGAGAGGCGCAGAGTATGGCGCAAGCTTCATCTGGCAGTAGATAGCGTGACACATGAAATTATCTGTGCCGATTTATCGCTAAGCGGTACGACAGATGCGCAGGCGCTGCCCGGGCTGATTAACCAAATCCACCGGAAAATCAGGGAAGCGTCGGCTGACAGTGCTTACGATACGCGTTACTGTCATGATGCTCTGCTGAGGAAAAAAATAAAGCCGCTTATCCCACCGCGAAGTGGTGCGCAATATTGGCCAGCTCGATACCATGAGCGTAACCATGCGGTGGCAAATCAGCATCTGAGCGGCAATAACGATACCTGGAAAAAGAAAGTAGGTTATCACCGGCGTTCACTGGCTGAAACGGCCATGTTCCGGTTTAAAACACTTCTGGGTGGTCATCTGAGTCTGCATGACTATGACGCGCAGGTAGGTGAGGCAATGGCAATGGTTAAAGCACTTAACCGGATCACACTGTTAGGAATGCCAAACAGCGTCCGCATCATGTAA